AGACACAGGAGCAATAAAAAATCCGCTGGTCATAAAGTCCATTGAAAGCAAGCTTCCGGACTCCCTGAAGAAGGAGTGGCTCATGTATGTGGCAGATAGTCGGAATGCTGTGACCCATAACAACCGATTTGACACTCTGTTGGCATTTCTGAAGCAGCAAGAAAGGATCTATGAGCAGCTGGAGCAACTGATGGATGAGCCAAGGAGTGAGGCCAGATCTGAGCCTAAATATGCCAATACAAGGGCCACCGAGTTGGAAGGTTCCCATTCaggatgtgtagtgtgtggcgATTGGAGACATGGGACCAAGCTGTATTTCTGCAGGCAGTTTCGGACATTGAAACCAGTGGAAAAAGAAGCTGCAGTAAAGAAGCTAGGAGCATGTGAGCGGTGCCTCGACATCCATGACGACCTGGCATTGTGCAAGTCCACCTTCCTCTGCAAACATCCAGACTGCCAGGATGGACATGGCTTAGAACACCATTATTACCTGTGCCCCAACACTTACACAACGAGAGGTACAGGCCAAAAAAGGAGTGGACGTGATCCTAGGGAAGGAAAGGAAGAGTACACTGCTAGCCAGGAGGACTTCTTAAGCAAACTCTCCCCCGAACTTGCAAATCAGTGCAGAGATGTCTTTTCAAACACTGCATCAAAGACCTTTAGCACATCAACGGAGCAATCAAGCCTCCTCAGGGGAAATGGGATACAAGAGTCACCGGTCATCATGATGCTTCTTGACGTGACCGCAAATGCGGGGCAGAAAATTGGGACTTTGATCGACCTGGCATCTGACACAAATTATATTACACATAgggctgcaagcaggctgaaCCTGAAGAGTGAAGAAATCACCCTCATCGTCCATGGTGTTGGAGGGATGAAGGTCCGTGTAGAGACGAAGAGGTACCTCTTAAAAATCAGAGTGAAAACCCCCAAAGGCACCCTTCAGTCTCACCAGCTCCTCTGTTACGGAATGGATCACATTGCAGATGTCCACAAAAGTGTGACAGCAAGGCAACTGCAAAGGTTCTTCCCAGACGTCCCAGCTGATGAGCTTGAACGGCCCAAAGAAATCAGCCTACTGATAAGCCACCGTGAGGGTAAGCTGGCACCTCAGCGCATCAGAGCAATTGGAGATCTTGTGCTGTGGGACGGACCGTTGGGGAAGACCGTCGGAGGCACGCATCCAGACCTTTTTGAGAGCATTGCCGTATCCGCCCACACATCCAAAACCCATTTTGCTAGGTCTATGAGAACAGCTGCAGTAAAGTACGCGGAGCCGCAAAGTGGGAGGCAGGAGTCCTGTGAAGTTCCAGATGGAAAGCCGAAAGCCAGAGTTGGAGCTATGGTCCTCCCAAATCAAGGCCTTGGCTACATTGTTGGAGATAACAAGCTGCGCGTCACCACGTCAGTTCATTTTCCTAAAGGGAAACGAAAGATGCGGCTTGGGCAGAGCCTCCTTCAAGAGCAGATTTGGCCTCAGACCACAAATCCCCTGGCAAGGAGGAGACCACTCAGCCGGGCAAAAAGGTTCCTTGGACCAAATCAAGCCGTAAGGAGACCAAAgtgggaggagagacagagaccctGCCTTGATGAGGCAAAGGAGAGGACTCAAGCACAGCACTCCACCAGGATGTCCGGCGCCTCATCCTGTTGCCGGTTGAAGAGCAAATGAACCACTGGAGTCAGATGGCCTAAAGACGACTCAGGATTTCAGTTTGACATGAGTGGCGACCTTCCCAGTATGAAGTCCGGAAAGCTCGAGTGGGAGGTGTAAAGTCAAACTGCATTGAACTGGGATTGATGGGGACAAAGCTGCATgagtaaaagaaaagaaaagaaagatgggGGGAAAAATCGTGGTGACTCTCACTTTCAGTCGGGTTAGCAGAAGGGAATCTGCTAATGTATTCAATCAAATACGTTTACGTAGCGCTCAGGCTGCAACGTCACGAGAGCGACGTGTCCGGGACGCAGGTGGCTAATTAAGCACTAACCGGGAGTGAGTAGGGTGAACAACAGCACGCTATTGCAAACACTGAAGCAAACGCTGGAAGAAACGCTGAAACGAATGCTGGATAACAACCTGCATACAAGAAGTTCTGTGCAATTGAGGATATCTAAGCTTTGGAGAGACGGCCGGTAAGACATTTATACCACCTTCAGGAAGATATGTTTGTACCAAACGCATTCCTTTAGCTATTGTGATACTGGCGTCCGTGGTCTCATCTGTTGCCCATGCTTTAAGTTAATTAAGGATTCTGATTCTATGCTTAGCGATTTCAATGATGATTGACAAGTTGCGTAGTTGTTTGTGTAACTAGGTGCAAATGGGCCTGTGGAATTTAACCTACGGTTTGCACTTCGTTAGTTTAAATCTGGAAGTCTAatggtggtgggcttgtgtattGCTGCTAATCTTTTTTATATTGACGGTGATGTTGTGTATTGAGTTTCTATGTCGTTAATGAGCTATTTATAGTTACATTTTATCTATTGTGATTTTTCTATTGGAGAGTTATTTGCACTTTAGAATTGGCTTGGCTATTTAAATATCTATTGTTGGATGTGTATTCTTAtcttatgtgttttttttgtctctatttttgtttgtctctttAAAGGTTTTTTACCTGATGAAATGACTAAAACAATTGAATGGCTGCTAAAGTGACTACTACATATGTCTGCCTCTGAattgaaagaaaataaagagaaaaataataagGAGGAAACCAAAGCACCGTTGTATTGTGGAGTCATTGAGTGGAATCCAGCACTAAGAATCTCCATAGATGTCTTTCCATTTTCAAGTTGAGGAAGTTTGCACAGAACACTAGGCACAACTTGACAATTACACTGAGTTTTCACACATTGAACAGATATCAATGTAAGGCCTAGGTCAGTGGCGACAGTTGTAAATACTTGGCGTCAGCTGAGAGACGATCATCTCTGAATCAGCCACAACTCCAGCTATTTCAAGCTGAGCTTCTGAGTCAACCTGccacagaggggagggaggatagACTTGGAATTTATGTCTGTCAACAATCCagtctactgtaggctatagacacagacagcagcagcgTAAGGTTGTGAAAGACAGGGTTAAGCAGCGTctctctacacactacacatattcatatgtgtgtaagcgtgtgccatcctgacacacacacacacactcacacacacatgcacccacgcacgcacacacacaaacacacaaacatactcattcATTGCCTGCTGACTCTACAATGGGAGCCTTGTGGAGGCCCGAGTGCTCATTGCTTTAGCACAGCTCCAGATAAAGCCTCTCATTTGGATTCTGCAGACCCGGCACCTTACGAGATTTACCAACAGCACCTTATcacgccccccaccccaactcCCACTCACATGAGTAGGCACCAGGAAACTTGGACTACAGCACAACTTGTGCACTGTCATCCTCTGGTAATATTATTGATTGGTGCCGTGTTAATTCCTCCAGTGTTAGTTCTCCCCTGCGTTGTAGCTTCAATGTTATTCCTCTTTGGATGAAGGAATGAAAAAAGGAATCATTTGATAATGTAAAGGTGAAGCAGCTTAGAGCTGAAAGGATGGAGGCTGTGCAGACAAATGGCAGGTGCAATACCAAGGCTCAGACataagacagagacagagacacacagcatCATGTCTACTCACATGCGTGCATTTTAAAATACTTTAGCTGTGACAATGCATAGAACAGAGACATAGGCACACAGCATCATGTCtactcacatgcatgcattttaAAATACTTAAGCTGTGACAATGCATAGGACAGAGACATAGGCACACAGCATCATGTCTACTCACATGCGTGCATTTTAAAATACTTTAGCTGTGACAATGCATAGGACAGAGACATAGGCCCTCAGCATCATGTCTACTCACATGCGTGCATTTCAAAATACTTCAGCTGTGACAATGCATAGGACAGAGACATAGGCCCTCAGCATCATGTCTACTCACATGCGTGCATTTCAAAATACTTCAGCTGTGACAATGCATAGGACAGAGACATAGGCCCTCAGCATCATGTCTACTCACATGCGTGCATTTTAAAATACTTCAGCTGTGACAATGCGTGGGGTGTCACCACACAGCCCACCTCAGAAGCGAAAATGAACTTGCACTAAATTagattctctctcacacacacactctttctttctatccctgcccccttccctcacacacatattttgttaGGTTGCTCTAATTTTGGTGGACTGTTTGTGTAGGCCCACTTTCTTTTGTTTGCCTTCCTACAGTGAGTAGCCAGCTAACAATGCATTCCAGAATTAGAGAGCGTGAAGGGTAGAACTTAATTTCTCAGCTCAGCCACGGCATtctacattaaacacacacacacacacacacacacacctttactctTTGTTTTTACAGAAAGAATCAGATGTTTTTACGTGAAGCAATCAAGGACTCCTCGGGAGATAGATACACTATAGCTCAGCATCTATGCTGCTGAGTGCCCAAGGTCGTCTGACCACAAGAATGTTCGTATCGGTGCAGGGACTGAGACCTGCTGACTCTGGTCTGGGCGCACACAGGGAGTGTGTTTTTCACGTGCTTACAGGCCTCTCTGTGGTTGAGCAATGCGTCAGTGGGGATACTGAAGGCTGCTTTTCTCACAACAACTGAGCACTCCATTTGGCACAGACTCTGTGCTGTGGTGGGgggatgtctgtgtgcatgcattagagagtgtgtgtgtgtgtgtgtgtgtgtgtgtgtgtgtgtgtgtgtgtgtgtgtgtgtgtgcgtgcgtgatgtTTCACAAAGAGAGGCacagtttggggatggggggcttagaaagacaaacacacacaggagtgtgtggcaCCAGAGGTCTAGGGGAGCTTGTCCTGCCTTGATCTCAACCCAAGGACCATGAAGCCAAAAGCCCTATTAATGCATCATACCTGAGAGCCATCCTGAGGAACAACAAGAGTGTCCAAATTAGTAGTGCATTTCAAGAACCGCTCCCTAGAGGTGCCCaatttagtctggctatcaccaattaagctcaatcttttcagATTGAGCATTAGTGTGGGGAGTCTGCTCTTAATttccactgcacaagaggcgtgatcaatgggcatagctcAAATGAGTCTGTACGcctttggatagtccttcaatcaATCAAACCAATGATCcaggtgcgccttttggataagctagtttgtgattagACCCAGAAgaggtggacaggaagcaggagagatagatgtgcaggtttccagcctaagctgcagggcgaaatccaaatcgctggcagatcaggcagggttcacccagcctcgCCAACGAGTGTCTGGACATGTCGAGCGTGAGCTGAGGTTCTAAGGCGGTCACTCTCAGGCTCTCTGTGTGAAACTTGGGCGGACACGTCCACTGCTGTGTGCAAACCATTGTGAAACACGGTTCCCTCGTCTAATTCCTCTTGCAAAAGCCGACACACTCACAGCAATCATGATGCAATATTGAGACACACAACAATTAACATCGTCTTGGGCAGAGGAATAGTGTACACACCAAGTTCAAGTTCACAATTGAATTAAAATGACTACTGAAGCGGTAAGAATTCTCAGAGCATCACTATTGTATCTTTTACCACTGAGACATTCTGACGTGCACTTCACAATGTTGCATTACCTTAACTCATGATTATCTTAACGCATGATATGTAGCTAACAACTGAAGCATGTCTGAGTAGAGGTGAGAGCGACAGATGACCGACTTCCATGAGTAAAGGCATCCAACGAATGTTCATTCTTGTTACAGAGACACACTCCATTAACCACTGAAGGGGAATGCCTTCTCAAGAGCTGATTGAGAGAGCTGCTCACCTTGTCCAGGATAAATGTGTTCAGGTAGGGCATGTAGCCCTGGTTCGACACGGGTCCCTCGTCATCATCTTTAAAGTGCTCCTCCAGGGCCACTGGGTCGTGAGGGATTTTCATCACAGTACACAAGTTATGGGAGAGAACCTGAGGAACACAGAAAGCTCACATTACTCACAttaaaacacattcacaaagtGCACCTCATTGTAATTCAATGTGGCCTTTTTATTAATTAGACTATTACATCAATTAATATCAATGAGTTACCTTAACGAGAATTTACACTTGTACATAATCTGTGTTCTCCTGACGtgtaaaatattattttcatgACGCTAAAAGCGTTGTTTGGTTATTTTTAAAACTAAAAGACATGTGGAAGCGATTTACAAACAGGCCACACAAACTCTGACTCTGACAGTTTAATAACTAACACGTCAAACACGCTGTCAGATAatattttaaaatagcctacatctgTTTTAGTGTAGGCCTGTACTTTAGGCTTCACCGAACAACAATGAAATTCACGAGGGCTTTTTACAgcatcaacatgactaaagagGTCCAGCAATGACAAGTCTGGCTACTCGACAACACTTGTCAGTCAGTAGATGTCCTGAGTGAACGGTCTGGTCAGGTGCCTCGTCCCGGGAAAATAAtatgataaaaaataaattagaCCATTACGTACCTTCAACTGTGATTTTGACACCTTTCCACTCTTATCAACGTCCAAAGCCGTGAAAGCGTGCCATATCGCCTTTAAAAGTTCGTCTCGTAATGCCATCTTGAGTTTAGCTCCCACTGCTTGCTCTGCGTACTTACTtcgtgaggagaggaggaaagtttTTCAGTAGGATACAATGTCGAGGTCACATGACCAGTGCGATGCACTTGCGTGGCTGGAGGCGATATCACATCTGAGGTTCTAGCACCTCACAGCGCCAGAGTAATGGACTTGACAATGAAAATACGGAAGAAATGATAGCAGTCTCTTCGAGTGGCCGAGCCAGAGTTCAGACCTCAATCCATAAAAAAGTGAGGTCAgtataggccagagtgatggCAAAAACATCGTTCCTGCCTGAAAACCCGAATTGTTTCTAGAACAGTGCGTTCTGCAATCAGTGTGGAGCCATGGAGAGGCTTGGtaggtattataagaaccatTTTGAGACCTGTGATGGCAAATAAAGACTAATTTAAAGATGTTTCCATTGATTAAAAAGACTATGAATAATTTTGGACACACCACTTCTCATAAGATGTGAAAGAACGTTTCTTTTATTCTGATGCCATGCTTCTTACAACCATTTGGCAGTGCCATTTTCAGCCTGAACAAACATTGGTCAAGAGTAGTGTTGCCACCAGTCCAGGTTTTACCTGATTATCCTTCTTTTAAATGGTCTGtccagggggaaaaaagattctccctggacagtggacactgacTGTCCCGTTTATTCTCAAGTAATATCAAAATGATATTACGGTGGGAGCAAAATAATATTAAGAACAGTGTTAGTAAATACATCCATTGACAGTAAAACTAATATAGCTCCATCCTTTCTTCTATGGACATATAAATAGATCTTTATTGATATTGATCATACCTATTCAGTTCTCATTTATTATCCTCCATATGTATTTCCCAATAGACTATTATCATTTCCCATGGGGTTCTAGGTGATGCTAGTCTAATACATGGCTGTTTGACTTGTACCTATATGTACATATTAAGTAAGATTTAAGCAAgacgacacaaacacaaaacttaATTAATGGTGAGAATTTATTATGTGAACTTATTTACAAGTGAAaggttattattttttttagcagAGATGATACATATTACACCTTAATAAAGGTGTAGCATGTCCAGACACAAATAACAGTCAACATACATCTATCACTCAATGGTAAAGGAATCCAAAGAACAGGACAATGATTGCTTTAATGCTACCTTCAGGGCTGGAGATATGGGATTTGGGATACTGTTCCAGTTTTAACCATGAACAGTATAACAGTGTAATGGGCATTCATTTATGTATTAATATTTAACCACATGCATGATTTTCTGAGCCTTCCAGTATTTCTAATTGTACACGGAGAGCCAAATTGAAGGAACATTCTATGCATGTAAATCATGGCACATTAATTACTGAAAGAACAATTGCTTTGCCTAAACATATTGTAAAACCAATGattaaagaaaatggcaaaattttgtttttaattctcCCAACCCTGATTCATAACAAACATGAATAGCAGCaggttttctttttcatcttctTTTCTGTGGCGAGCCCTCTGCCTCACTATTGCCCAAAAGTGCTCATTTCCATGGCAATTACCGCCCGGGGCaccacgtttttttttctctttttgcccAACATCGGGCAATTCTTTCACAGGCAGTAAGGTGCACGCATCTAGTCTGGTACATTCACCCAGTCTTAGCATTGTGAGTTGGGTCTCTGCGCAAGAGCGCCACCGCAGGCTGGGACAGGAAGTGCAGGAGAGAGCGTGCAGACCTTTCTTTGCAATGGAATTTTCCTGCAGAACTCAGAAGGGCGGGCCTTCACTCAGAGGGGGAAATAAAACAAGGAGAACAGCAGAGCTACGGTACCTAGTGGAAGTGTGAGACATTTGCAAGTGTAAGCTCTCAGCAACGAGCCTACAAAGCACTAGCGTCTACTTTCAGTAACATTGAACCTGCATCACGTGTGATTTCCACCTTTCAAAAGTTTCAAAAGCACGGACGTAGATTtttggaagggaaaaaaaaaacctaaatcaAAAAGTCTTTgtactgagtgtgagtgtggtccAAAGTGTAAAAGCCCTGACGTTCAAGTCAGAGAGTCTGCTGGAAGTATGTTGTCTAGCACCATTGGTTTTCTacagggttgtgtgtttgtgagggaaaGTGTGCTTCAGTAGATGGTCAGGCTTAGCGAGCGGTTCATCTTCTTGCCGATGAGGCGCGAGGCTCGCCCCCCACCCTGCAGTGTGGACCGGGTCAGAACCCGGTCGGTGGTCAGAACCTTCTCCTCAGCAGCCGCTTTGGCCTGCTGGGCCTTCTTCAGCTCCCTagaagacaacaacaaaaaaggacGTTAGTCATTATTGTAGTCATTATCAAATACAGTACTTCTCACAAGCCTCTGATAGGATGGGTGAACTGTCTAGTTTAACTTGTTGTTGACATCCAAGCCACAAACACACGGGCTTAAAGGCTATAGAAATGGTAGGTGCCGATTTCTGCAGCAGGGCAGAAGTCTTGTTAAGGCTTTAGAAACGGTAGTGATTTAGTGCTTACTTCTGCAGCAGTGCGTTCTTGAACTTCTCGGCGTTGAGCTCGACGCGCAGCTGGTCGGCGCTCATGCGTGCGGCGGTGAGCAGCGCCGGGTGCCGGATCAGCGCCGAGGACGACGGGCGGCGCGTGGGGTCCGGGTGGATCATCagctgagggggagggggggggggagaatatTGAGATTCTGCTTCACAACGACAGGAAGAGCCCACATCGAGGGATCAAAAAGCCATGTTGCTATGAATGCATATCCATACTGAAAATGGAGGGAGTTAGGGAGAGCTTTATCCCATGGAAGAGGGCCTTTCATATAAGCCATTCGACATTCAAAAAGCAGTAAAAAACAGTATTACTTAAGTTGTAGCATAGCTGATAAATGGCTATTATAATCAACACAGACTTTGTTAAGGTTATGCATGCAACATGTAATAAAACAGatatataataaaaaacaaaaagatcaaATCAGAAATGGTTAGCACCCTACCCTCAGAAGGCTTAAGAACTCTTGTGAGAGCACTTGTGGGATGGGGGGCAGCTTGCCCTGGCGGATCTCGTGCCACTTTTCTCCGTTAGTGGGCAGCGGGTCGGCCCCTGCAGCACTGAGCACCGTCAGAGCCAGCGCAAAGATGTCTGCTTTCGTCAAGTTACTGTAGTCCTGCAGCACAAGCCAGGAACACAACACGTCAGTGTTACAATCGCATCAACAAAAGAGAACTCAAGGTTCTGTGGACTTTCAGATACATGAAAAAACgaacaaaacaagcaaacaaaaccaCACCTCTTGAAGCACCTCATTGGCTAGGAACCGACTGTCCCCCTCTTCAACCTGGGGATTGGTCACTCGAGTCACATGGCCCAGATCACCTAGAAAAGtaagacaaaaacaaattatttgAATGTTTCCAAAAAAACGTTAATATTAAAAAGTATTTGAGATCGATGTTGAAGAATCATGAccgatcacaacacacactttattACACCTGTATTACATTTTGCACGCTCACAACTCAACCCTTCACTCTGACAGCAATGACCCATGAATCTATGGCACATTGTACAGATGTGCAACCTCTGGCTGATTGCAACCTCTGCAACTTCTGTTGTCCATCTGAATTTTATCAACAACAAATCTGCCTACATCACATCCCAATCCCTGTTTTCCTTTTCTGTGCAAATCATGCAAATCATAGCTCTACATGTTCGTAATAATAAGTCTTTCACTTTTGATAATTACCTATTTTATAGATCACGCTTGTTGTCGGACCATCTTCCTCGTCTTCACAATCATCCACAACAGTCTTACGGGAGATGAAGATGTTAcctgattgaaagagagagtagaATAATGATTGAATAAAACTTCATATTTTAACCATCATATTTACATTGCTTAATACATACACCAAAATGAGTTACCATGCGGAGAACACTGAATGTGATACATTGTAACTGGAGAGTTCTAAACACGTGTCTCAGGCGTGTGCTACTTACTGGGCTTGATGTCCATGTGCACGAGCGCGGTGGAGTGGATGTACTTGAGGCCGCGGgacacctgcagcagcagctccttcAGCCCCATCTCCGACAGGAAGCTCAGCTTGCGGTAGTTCTCGGCGATGACGTCGGAGAGCGTGCCGCCGTTGCAGTACTCGTTCTGGATGAGCATGTGGTCGTCCTCGGCCCAGGCGGAGTAGTAGCGCACCACGTGCGGGTGCTGACCCAGCACTGCATGGGCATACACCTCTCGCAGCGCATTCTGCCTGAGAACGGATAAAGAACACACAAAACCATCACATTAACAACTATATACAATCATAGAACATATTCTGCCAATAACAAGAAAACAACTGACTTCCTCACAGGCCAAAAGCAGAGACTTCTCAGAGAAGACAGGCAGATATATCCACCCATATTTTACATAAACGTTTAGACGCTTAAGGGCCAACTTACTCGTCCACAGATCCTGCCAGGGGCTTCTTGGAGCGCTTGATGGCGTAGATGCAACCGTCGAGCCTTTTGACGCATTTGAACACAGATCCAAACTCCCCACAGCCAATCTTCTCCAGCTCGTGGAATTCTGACATGTATCTGGACATCATGTTGCTCTCCATCATGCTGATTCTCTATTAGATTAAAATATAGCCATGTCAAACTTTATTCAAACTCTTCTCTGTTAGATTAGCATATATCCATGTCAAACTTTATTCAAACTCTTCTCTGTTAGATTAGCATATAGCCATGTCAAACTTTATTCAAACTCTTCTGTTAGATTAGCATATATCCATGTCAAACTTAATTCAAACTCTTCaggtaaacagaaaaaaaggcatGCTTTCTCAAGTTATCCCCCCACAGGGGACTTCAATCTAGTtctattttaaaaacatttagtAATGCTAAACAACAGGCTAATTAATACATACGTGTATATAATAATACAAATTAATAATCTGTTACAATTTACCTTTGATGGGGGAACAATTTCATCCTCAAGTTCCGCATCACTTGCATCCATGTCCTCTCCACAGGAGCTAGAGGTGAGAAGACATTACGTTATAACACACACTGAGCGATAGGGGGCAGAATTAAGCCGTTGTCTGAGCACATGGGTAAGTGAAACTAGAGCACGAGGTTTTGGCAACTTGCCAACAGGCGGCATTAGTCATACTTTAAAAAACGAACTTAACGAACCCTTTATGACCCACAACACTGGACAATGTACAGTCCGATTCCACTTCTGTCATTTGCATTCAAGTGCTAATACAACTACGACAATGTAACAATTGAGCAATATCCaaacaagaaagaaaggttTGATTAATCTAATATACATACTCATTCCAATGTGAGCGTTTTCTAGTGTTCCTCTGAAAGGTTGATGACTGGCCCAGGATGGAATCAGGTGTGAAGGGATTGATGTTGACCAGGGGCGTCTGGTTTTTCCGGCCATCCAAACTCGATTTACTGGCTGAATCCACATCCCTGAAGAGAGCTACTCGCCTGCTACTTGATGCACTTGTCCTGGCTTTGCACAGCAAGCTCTACAGATacataacagaaaaaaatgttagtTTAAAATGTCCAAGTTGTCCAACTCCCTCAGTAGTAGGGGTATAAACTTAACAAATAATCGTAAATGTTGTGCCTGGGGTCCATCAAAATGCCTTTGATGTAAGCATGAACAGCAAACAATGGCAAAAGCCATTACTGGTTCAGTGGGTTGGGCTCAACAGAAACCAGTAAACTGACCCCTTTAATCTTTCAAAATATTGGCCTGGCAACGTCTCAGTCTTATGTAATTGGGAACTGCTCACTGAAACTGGGTCACCTGTGATTAAGTAATCATTCCGACCAACGGaccaaaatcaaaatcaaaaggAGTGTTTTGATGATGGTGAtacaataaaaatacaaaatactgaaAACTTTGTCCAGCACATTTCATGATTTTAAACAAAAGTACATCAATGATGATAAATAGTGTTCTAAGAGCAAATAAAGGCAGGCCAACATTCATGTCAAAGAGGTAAGTAACTTACGTTACAACTTTTTCTTAATATTACCTGGTGTTGACTTAAATACCCCTTCAAACTTAAAAACATCTAACTATTGCATAACATCTGGTAAATTTAAATGGATCAACGTTGGCCTGCCTGTTAAAGAGTTATTAAAGGTCAACGTGGCGTTCAACACAGTAAAAACTTCAGATTAACGTCCCTGAACTAACGCTGGGTTAGCAATGCAAGCTAGTTGGTAACAAACCTTAGGCGTATGAGGCGTATCGAAAAGCCGAAGTTTCCGAAATGTTTTATGTGGAGGTGTATCGGGACAGTCTGGAATAGGTGAGCTGGAACCCTCTCCGTCGTCGTGAACAAATGTCCTATCTGGTGAACTATCGTAATTCCGTGACCCTTTCCGTGGAGAAGGCGAATTGTTCATGAAAATACTTTTCAAGTGAGAGGGGGACCCGAAGCCCTCTTCATCCCACGACTCGA
This sequence is a window from Sardina pilchardus chromosome 10, fSarPil1.1, whole genome shotgun sequence. Protein-coding genes within it:
- the wee1 gene encoding wee1-like protein kinase, which encodes MEGKISFSCRRLEKGVHGNVVTSPSLRPNVIRQKLNFSPSDGEEDCIEDANNSTGAESGFTELDSPLPLRRNGADQRHDSNSSPRTADDDDIESWDEEGFGSPSHLKSIFMNNSPSPRKGSRNYDSSPDRTFVHDDGEGSSSPIPDCPDTPPHKTFRKLRLFDTPHTPKSLLCKARTSASSSRRVALFRDVDSASKSSLDGRKNQTPLVNINPFTPDSILGQSSTFQRNTRKRSHWNDSCGEDMDASDAELEDEIVPPSKRISMMESNMMSRYMSEFHELEKIGCGEFGSVFKCVKRLDGCIYAIKRSKKPLAGSVDEQNALREVYAHAVLGQHPHVVRYYSAWAEDDHMLIQNEYCNGGTLSDVIAENYRKLSFLSEMGLKELLLQVSRGLKYIHSTALVHMDIKPSNIFISRKTVVDDCEDEEDGPTTSVIYKIGDLGHVTRVTNPQVEEGDSRFLANEVLQEDYSNLTKADIFALALTVLSAAGADPLPTNGEKWHEIRQGKLPPIPQVLSQEFLSLLRLMIHPDPTRRPSSSALIRHPALLTAARMSADQLRVELNAEKFKNALLQKELKKAQQAKAAAEEKVLTTDRVLTRSTLQGGGRASRLIGKKMNRSLSLTIY